In one Thermoanaerobaculum aquaticum genomic region, the following are encoded:
- a CDS encoding CPBP family intramembrane glutamic endopeptidase: MENSRTWKKVATFYSLTLLFSIPFYWAALKAGLWAGGFLYVIGLMWCPGVAALATKALFHEKISTLGWQWGSNRYVVWGYLLPIIYVLPVYVIVWLSGLGGVPNTEFITESKKTFGLAGTSDGMFLVIYVLLIATVGIVQYSGELGEEIGWRGFLVPELAKVVGFKWVALISGLMWAIWHYPILIFGSYNSGTPVWFGVTCFTVMVVAMSFILASLRLQSGSFWPAVFLHASHNAFIQRIFTPLTVNTGITAYVIDEFGVGLALSTIVVAIFVCRPMPKKLFQPAETLSQAGG, from the coding sequence ATGGAAAACTCCAGAACGTGGAAAAAAGTAGCAACATTCTACAGCCTAACCTTGCTGTTCAGCATCCCCTTTTATTGGGCCGCGCTGAAAGCGGGCTTGTGGGCCGGGGGCTTTCTCTATGTCATCGGCCTCATGTGGTGTCCGGGCGTCGCTGCTCTGGCCACCAAAGCGTTATTTCACGAGAAAATTTCCACCCTCGGCTGGCAATGGGGCTCAAATCGCTATGTAGTTTGGGGCTACCTTTTGCCGATCATCTATGTCCTGCCGGTTTACGTTATTGTGTGGCTGAGCGGGCTGGGTGGTGTCCCTAACACCGAGTTCATTACCGAAAGCAAAAAGACATTTGGGTTGGCGGGAACATCCGACGGGATGTTCCTTGTCATTTACGTCTTGCTTATTGCGACCGTTGGCATCGTGCAGTATTCGGGCGAACTGGGTGAAGAGATAGGATGGCGCGGATTCCTCGTGCCGGAACTGGCAAAGGTGGTCGGCTTTAAGTGGGTTGCCCTCATCAGCGGCTTAATGTGGGCGATCTGGCACTACCCAATTCTTATCTTCGGAAGCTACAACAGCGGAACCCCCGTGTGGTTCGGCGTGACCTGTTTTACCGTCATGGTTGTAGCCATGAGCTTCATCCTCGCCTCACTGCGGCTGCAGTCTGGCAGCTTCTGGCCCGCAGTATTTCTTCACGCGAGCCACAATGCATTTATTCAGCGCATATTCACGCCGCTCACGGTCAACACCGGCATTACCGCGTATGTCATAGACGAGTTCGGGGTGGGCCTCGCACTCAGCACAATTGTGGTAGCAATCTTCGTCTGCCGGCCGATGCCCAAGAAGCTGTTTCAGCCGGCTGAAACGCTTTCGCAGGCCGGCGGCTGA
- a CDS encoding YybH family protein — MPTVQLTPGTYGRDAADRRVEAREPTLEGARAALECFYFAFNNRSLEALAAVWAQNPLISLNNPLGGITRGIDDICALYQRIFDGPARVWVEFYDVVEYAGQDMVVFAGRERGELTQDGVTVPLAIRTTRVFQYFGGELGWRQVHHHGSIDDPDSLARYRRAVFGE, encoded by the coding sequence ATGCCAACAGTGCAGCTCACTCCAGGGACATACGGCCGGGATGCGGCGGACCGCCGGGTCGAGGCCCGTGAGCCAACATTGGAGGGCGCCCGTGCCGCGCTGGAGTGCTTTTACTTCGCCTTCAACAACCGTTCTCTGGAGGCGCTCGCGGCGGTATGGGCCCAAAACCCGCTCATTTCACTGAACAACCCGTTGGGTGGCATCACGCGGGGGATTGACGACATCTGCGCTTTGTATCAGCGCATCTTTGACGGTCCCGCCCGGGTCTGGGTGGAGTTTTACGACGTGGTGGAGTACGCAGGCCAGGATATGGTGGTGTTTGCCGGTCGCGAGCGGGGCGAGCTTACTCAGGACGGCGTTACAGTGCCCCTGGCCATCCGAACGACCCGTGTTTTTCAGTATTTTGGCGGCGAGCTAGGCTGGCGCCAGGTCCACCATCACGGATCCATTGACGACCCTGACTCGCTGGCGCGGTACCGGCGGGCGGTTTTCGGGGAGTGA
- a CDS encoding dynamin family protein gives MQQLVEGLERLATLSQHAGLPRLAAEAQQAAAQASQTRFNVAVLGQFKRGKSSVLNALIGQALLPTDVLPTTGVVTVVSALDDASLLVTDAAGNVQPAPMAALAELITEEQNPHNQKGILKVTVPCRCSLTESGLDLVDTPGLGSIFQHSAHRAREFLPRVDVALLVLGADPPLTGEELELAVEASQVASALWVVVNKADLWGDSQGKVLDCTARVLREKLPVPFQGPWPVSAKRALEEGFDPGIDQLRNQLLQLAREKRQVMAIASARRTLKVLAEQALSHCRLQEHALTAPLAQLEASMATFREEVRHADDLALAAMVRARQAFRLDLAKLEEVRQNEERRMLQSVRRPCLRFALGASTNRQALDRFLRESLPGLVQGALEAVSAAYWRELQAAYAAYSQELSQAFGRLLQPIGLLAKKLFDVDIAGFSPPPLPPPAALPACDPVIPALALDWGWLRSLAFKLLPARLRAPVAVARGRQLASEWWRRGYGELQARYTELVDETVRRGQAVMEKRRWQLEQEILATLEAARKARAQGEAQVATELSRLHRLQAELETLLALTQS, from the coding sequence GTGCAGCAGCTGGTCGAAGGTCTGGAACGGCTCGCCACGCTTTCCCAACACGCGGGGTTGCCGCGTCTGGCCGCCGAGGCTCAGCAGGCAGCAGCGCAGGCTTCCCAAACGCGCTTCAACGTGGCGGTTTTGGGCCAGTTCAAGCGGGGGAAATCAAGCGTCCTCAACGCCCTCATTGGCCAGGCGCTGCTGCCCACCGACGTGCTCCCCACCACCGGGGTGGTGACCGTGGTTTCAGCGCTTGACGATGCCTCCCTGCTCGTCACCGATGCGGCGGGTAACGTGCAACCGGCGCCTATGGCTGCGCTGGCCGAGCTCATCACCGAAGAGCAAAACCCCCACAATCAAAAGGGCATCCTCAAGGTCACTGTGCCTTGCCGCTGCTCCCTCACCGAAAGCGGGTTGGACCTGGTGGACACCCCGGGTTTGGGCAGCATCTTCCAGCACAGCGCCCACCGGGCCAGGGAGTTCCTGCCGCGGGTGGACGTGGCGCTTTTGGTGCTGGGTGCCGACCCACCCCTCACGGGAGAGGAGCTGGAGCTCGCGGTGGAAGCTTCCCAAGTGGCCTCGGCCCTGTGGGTGGTGGTGAACAAAGCTGACCTGTGGGGGGATTCCCAGGGCAAGGTCCTGGACTGCACCGCCCGGGTGCTCCGGGAAAAGCTCCCCGTCCCCTTTCAGGGTCCCTGGCCGGTTTCCGCGAAAAGGGCGCTGGAGGAGGGCTTTGATCCGGGCATTGACCAGCTCCGAAACCAGCTGCTTCAGCTCGCCCGGGAAAAGCGCCAGGTCATGGCGATCGCTTCCGCCCGTCGCACCCTCAAGGTCCTGGCGGAACAGGCTTTGAGCCACTGCCGCCTGCAGGAGCACGCGCTCACCGCGCCGCTGGCCCAGCTGGAAGCCAGCATGGCCACCTTCCGGGAAGAGGTCAGGCACGCTGATGATCTCGCCCTGGCCGCCATGGTGCGGGCGCGACAGGCGTTTCGTTTGGACCTTGCAAAGCTCGAAGAGGTGCGGCAAAACGAGGAGCGCCGAATGCTCCAGTCGGTCCGAAGGCCTTGCCTCAGGTTTGCGCTGGGTGCAAGCACAAACCGTCAAGCCCTGGACCGCTTCCTGCGGGAAAGCCTCCCCGGGCTGGTCCAGGGGGCTTTGGAGGCAGTCTCCGCTGCGTATTGGCGAGAGCTGCAAGCCGCCTATGCCGCCTATAGCCAAGAGCTTTCGCAAGCCTTTGGCCGCCTGTTGCAACCCATCGGCCTGCTGGCCAAAAAGCTCTTCGATGTGGACATTGCAGGATTTTCGCCACCGCCCTTGCCGCCTCCGGCGGCGCTTCCCGCCTGCGATCCGGTGATCCCGGCCCTGGCCCTGGACTGGGGGTGGCTGCGGAGCCTGGCCTTCAAGCTCCTGCCCGCACGGCTCCGCGCCCCGGTGGCGGTGGCCCGGGGGCGGCAGCTGGCCTCGGAATGGTGGCGGCGGGGGTACGGGGAGCTGCAGGCTCGCTACACCGAGCTTGTGGACGAAACCGTGCGGCGTGGGCAAGCGGTCATGGAAAAGCGCCGGTGGCAGCTGGAACAGGAAATCCTGGCAACCCTCGAGGCCGCCCGAAAAGCCCGAGCGCAAGGCGAAGCCCAGGTGGCCACCGAGCTTTCCCGCCTTCACCGTCTGCAGGCTGAACTAGAAACGCTTCTGGCCCTCACCCAAAGCTAA
- a CDS encoding mechanosensitive ion channel family protein, with protein MNAPFTERLAAALDAFVETVLRFLPGLLAALLVLALGLVVAAALRVVVRRLLVLARFDRACQSWGLTDVLARADVQKPPSALAAATVFWLLFLTSAMAGLAALEIQVVRDLVSSFFLYIPRLISAILLVLAGFLLANFLSRAVLLAAVNAAVPFPRAAALVVKLLITILAFAMALEQLQIAGNIVLAAFIITFGSVMLGLGLALGLGGKDVVRELLERQLKDSKKPEDDTISHL; from the coding sequence ATGAATGCTCCCTTTACCGAGCGGCTCGCCGCCGCCCTCGATGCCTTTGTGGAAACCGTGCTGCGGTTTCTTCCTGGCCTTTTGGCGGCGCTGCTGGTGCTGGCCTTGGGCCTGGTGGTGGCGGCAGCCCTGCGCGTTGTGGTCCGCCGCCTGCTTGTCCTTGCCCGCTTTGACCGAGCCTGCCAAAGCTGGGGGCTTACCGACGTTTTGGCCAGAGCTGACGTGCAAAAACCCCCTTCCGCTTTGGCCGCCGCCACGGTCTTTTGGCTTTTGTTCCTGACCTCTGCCATGGCCGGGCTTGCGGCGCTGGAAATCCAAGTGGTGCGGGATTTGGTGAGCTCGTTTTTCCTCTACATCCCCCGCCTGATTTCCGCGATTCTACTTGTCTTGGCCGGGTTCTTGTTGGCCAACTTCCTCTCCCGCGCGGTGCTTTTAGCTGCCGTCAACGCGGCTGTGCCCTTTCCTCGGGCTGCCGCTTTGGTGGTGAAGCTGCTCATCACCATCCTGGCCTTTGCCATGGCCCTGGAGCAACTGCAAATTGCCGGAAACATCGTGCTGGCGGCCTTTATCATTACCTTTGGTTCGGTGATGCTGGGCCTGGGGTTGGCCCTGGGGCTGGGCGGCAAAGACGTCGTGCGCGAGCTGCTAGAGCGGCAGCTCAAGGATTCGAAAAAGCCGGAAGACGATACCATATCCCACCTTTAG